Proteins encoded together in one Chitinophaga sp. LS1 window:
- the pucL gene encoding factor-independent urate hydroxylase, with protein sequence MIKLGENSYGKNAVQLSKIIRHADYHEFRQITVSVSLKGDFETAHTLGDNTKILPTDTQKNTVYALAKEHFTTSIEAFALHLAEHFVHTQQQVSTATVEIAEAAWSRLTPHAYISGGSEKHTTKIVYNAASTTITSGITDLLILKTTDSGFEHFIKDPYTTLKATSDRIFATQCEASWIYKGQLKDYAVIFDNIRATLLGTFAGHNSLSVQQTLYAMGEAVLEAYPEVQEITLKMPNKHHILFNLEQFGMSNQNEVFIATDEPYGYIVGTVIRE encoded by the coding sequence ATGATCAAACTAGGCGAAAATTCATACGGCAAAAACGCCGTTCAATTATCCAAAATCATCCGTCACGCAGATTACCATGAATTCAGACAAATTACTGTCAGTGTATCTCTGAAAGGCGATTTTGAAACCGCCCATACACTTGGTGACAACACGAAGATCCTGCCAACGGACACACAAAAGAACACAGTGTATGCACTTGCCAAAGAGCATTTCACTACCAGCATCGAAGCTTTTGCCCTCCATCTGGCAGAACATTTTGTGCATACCCAGCAACAGGTATCTACTGCTACCGTCGAAATCGCAGAGGCAGCGTGGTCAAGGCTTACGCCTCATGCTTACATCAGTGGCGGCAGTGAAAAACATACGACTAAAATCGTCTATAATGCTGCTTCGACAACTATTACCAGTGGCATCACTGACCTGCTTATTCTCAAAACCACCGATTCTGGGTTTGAGCATTTTATCAAAGATCCGTACACCACATTAAAGGCAACCAGCGACCGCATTTTCGCTACCCAATGTGAAGCGAGCTGGATATACAAAGGGCAGCTAAAGGATTATGCTGTTATTTTTGATAATATCCGCGCTACCTTGCTGGGTACCTTTGCCGGCCATAATAGTCTGTCTGTACAGCAAACCCTGTATGCCATGGGAGAAGCTGTGCTGGAAGCTTATCCTGAAGTACAGGAGATCACCCTGAAAATGCCTAATAAACACCATATTCTCTTTAATTTAGAGCAGTTTGGTATGAGCAATCAGAATGAAGTTTTTATAGCTACAGATGAACCTTATGGGTATATTGTAGGCACTGTCATCCGGGAGTAG
- the allB gene encoding allantoinase AllB: MFDLAIKGSRIITPEGIQPAVVLIKDGLIADVATVIPGDAVKKIIDIQDYVLMPGITDPHVHINEPGRTDWEGFTTATRAALASGITTLVDMPLNAHPVTTTVAALEEKIRAANLFTNCGYWGGVVPGNVNELEPLIEHGVLGFKAFLTHSGIDDFPNVTAEDLRKAMPVIAKHGLPLLVHCELSTPVPSSIVGTYSAYLASRPAAWEENAIAMMIRLCEEFNCRVHIVHLSAASALPQIIKAKAEGLPLTVETAQHYLYFNAEDIPDGNMAFKCAPPIRDRENNELLWLALKSGIIDMVATDHSPSPSDLKQGDYLQSWGGISSLQLALPALWTAAKKRNVSLIQLAQWLCTAPAVLAGTQHYKGKIAKGYDADLVIWNPDQSFTVIPENLQHKHPITPYAHETLDGVVLQTYLKGVKVYDEGVYTAAPQGENIFRL, encoded by the coding sequence ATGTTTGACCTGGCGATAAAAGGGAGTCGCATTATTACTCCAGAAGGTATTCAACCGGCCGTGGTACTGATTAAAGATGGATTGATTGCAGATGTTGCAACTGTTATACCCGGCGATGCTGTTAAAAAAATAATAGATATTCAGGATTATGTATTGATGCCTGGCATCACGGATCCGCATGTACATATCAATGAACCCGGCCGAACCGACTGGGAAGGGTTTACTACGGCCACCCGGGCCGCACTGGCCAGTGGCATTACGACTTTAGTAGATATGCCATTGAATGCACACCCGGTCACGACGACAGTGGCGGCACTGGAAGAGAAGATCAGGGCGGCGAACCTATTTACCAATTGTGGTTATTGGGGAGGGGTCGTACCCGGGAATGTGAATGAGCTGGAACCATTGATTGAACACGGCGTATTAGGGTTCAAAGCATTTTTAACCCATTCGGGTATTGACGATTTTCCCAATGTGACAGCCGAGGATCTGAGAAAGGCAATGCCGGTAATTGCAAAACATGGGTTGCCGTTGTTAGTACATTGTGAGTTATCCACACCGGTACCATCATCGATAGTGGGTACTTATTCAGCCTATCTGGCCTCCCGCCCTGCTGCATGGGAAGAAAATGCGATTGCAATGATGATTCGCTTATGTGAGGAGTTCAATTGCAGGGTGCATATCGTACATCTCTCCGCTGCCTCCGCATTGCCACAGATTATAAAAGCAAAGGCGGAAGGATTGCCGTTGACAGTTGAAACCGCACAACACTATTTATACTTCAACGCAGAAGATATTCCGGATGGCAATATGGCGTTTAAATGTGCGCCGCCGATAAGAGATCGGGAAAACAACGAACTGCTCTGGCTGGCCCTGAAATCGGGCATTATTGACATGGTGGCAACTGACCACTCTCCTAGTCCGTCCGATCTGAAACAAGGTGATTATTTGCAGTCATGGGGTGGCATCTCGTCTTTACAACTGGCTTTGCCTGCTTTGTGGACGGCTGCTAAAAAAAGGAATGTTTCACTGATACAGTTAGCGCAATGGCTATGTACCGCACCTGCTGTGCTGGCAGGTACCCAACATTACAAGGGGAAAATAGCGAAAGGATATGATGCGGATCTGGTCATCTGGAACCCGGATCAGTCTTTTACAGTCATTCCTGAAAACTTACAACATAAACACCCTATTACGCCTTATGCACACGAAACGCTGGATGGTGTAGTGCTCCAAACCTACCTCAAAGGTGTAAAAGTATATGACGAAGGTGTATATACAGCTGCACCACAGGGGGAAAACATCTTTCGATTATGA
- a CDS encoding FAD binding domain-containing protein translates to MLRFILNNDDIGTALPPGMLLLDFIRYHQHLPGTKIGCNEGDCGACTVLIGELQNWAMHYRSFTSCLTPLGNVRGKHVVTIEGINLPGSLTAVQYAMQECAATQCGFCTPGFVMSLTGFCLSHQAPTLTNAIAAIDGNICRCTGYKSIERAAARVAEILQPRNGTTPAQYAAGAQILPDYFVQIPARLRTLHSTLESADDVKAQPIGGGTDLYVQQHDALGKKALRFLYDQPALKGIRQEGNKCILGGATTVSDLLASPLLQAYFPYLNNYLKKVSSTQIRNMATIAGNFINASPIGDFSIFFLALDATLVLSDGRKERELPLRHLFKGYKQLNKSGDEYITRIWFNLPSQHTLFNFEKVSKRTHLDIASVNTAISITMQYDIINDIRISAGGVGPVPQLLKETARFMTGKLLTESLIREASFLLQTEVTPISDARGTEDYKRLLLAQLFKAHFITLFPQLETAILIR, encoded by the coding sequence TTGCTACGCTTCATTCTAAATAATGACGACATTGGTACCGCTCTTCCCCCAGGTATGCTGTTGCTGGATTTTATCCGGTACCATCAGCATCTGCCCGGTACAAAGATCGGCTGCAATGAGGGTGACTGCGGAGCATGCACCGTTTTAATAGGGGAATTACAAAACTGGGCCATGCATTACCGTTCCTTTACCTCCTGCCTAACCCCGCTGGGTAATGTAAGAGGTAAACACGTGGTGACCATTGAGGGGATTAACCTGCCAGGCTCACTTACCGCAGTCCAATATGCCATGCAGGAATGTGCCGCTACCCAATGTGGCTTCTGCACACCGGGTTTTGTCATGTCCCTCACGGGATTTTGCCTCAGCCACCAGGCACCGACATTGACAAATGCCATTGCCGCCATAGATGGAAACATCTGTCGCTGCACCGGTTATAAATCCATAGAAAGAGCTGCCGCCAGGGTAGCAGAAATATTACAACCCCGGAATGGTACGACGCCGGCACAATACGCTGCCGGTGCACAGATATTGCCTGATTATTTTGTACAAATTCCAGCCCGGTTACGCACACTCCATAGCACACTGGAATCTGCCGATGATGTAAAAGCGCAGCCTATTGGCGGAGGGACCGACCTGTATGTACAACAACACGACGCCCTTGGAAAAAAAGCGCTGCGATTCCTGTATGATCAACCTGCACTGAAAGGCATCCGGCAGGAAGGAAACAAATGCATACTGGGCGGCGCTACCACCGTCTCGGACCTGTTAGCATCCCCCTTATTACAGGCTTACTTTCCTTATTTAAATAATTACCTGAAAAAGGTGAGCTCTACCCAGATCCGGAACATGGCCACTATCGCTGGTAATTTTATCAACGCCTCCCCCATTGGCGATTTCTCTATTTTTTTCCTGGCACTGGATGCCACCCTCGTACTTAGCGACGGACGAAAAGAAAGAGAACTCCCCCTCAGACATTTATTCAAAGGCTATAAACAACTGAACAAATCAGGTGATGAATACATCACCCGTATCTGGTTCAATCTGCCTTCCCAACATACTTTGTTCAACTTTGAAAAAGTGAGCAAGCGCACCCACCTCGATATTGCCAGCGTGAATACTGCTATCAGCATCACCATGCAATACGATATCATTAACGACATCCGCATTTCTGCAGGTGGGGTCGGACCTGTACCACAATTGCTGAAGGAAACTGCCCGGTTCATGACAGGCAAATTATTGACTGAATCACTGATCAGGGAAGCCAGCTTTCTGTTGCAAACGGAAGTCACCCCCATCTCTGATGCCAGAGGCACGGAAGATTACAAACGATTATTACTGGCACAATTGTTCAAGGCTCATTTTATTACCCTGTTTCCACAACTGGAAACAGCCATCCTGATCCGATGA
- a CDS encoding XdhC family protein: MKKKLVIWELISESLRQHIPVMLLYVLQSDGSSPGRQGFFMAVNAVGNLVGSIGGGIMEHKFVEMARERLMQGEEVAAVRRQVHDKSSPGDQSGMICSGEQTILLYRVTNKEAAVIQQIIHCLSQYKNGLLHLSPAGLQFREGPGSSEFMMHSPDNWVYTEQLGHRDHLYLVGGGHCSLAFSKIMFMLDFYIHVYDNRPGLNTFLQNECAHEKVIVEDYSQLKGMIPEGQHNYVVVMTMGYRSDDVVIRALLHKQFRYLGMLGSQAKITQLFEGYKAEGISSQVLQRIHAPVGMQIKSQTPEEIAVSIAAEIIRERNTPASG; encoded by the coding sequence ATGAAGAAAAAGTTAGTCATCTGGGAATTGATCAGTGAGAGTCTGCGGCAACATATTCCCGTCATGCTGCTGTATGTATTGCAGAGTGATGGGAGTAGTCCCGGCAGACAAGGATTTTTCATGGCAGTGAATGCTGTGGGGAATCTGGTGGGGTCTATCGGAGGGGGGATTATGGAGCATAAATTTGTGGAGATGGCCAGAGAGCGGTTAATGCAGGGAGAAGAAGTGGCAGCGGTACGTAGACAGGTGCATGATAAAAGTAGTCCGGGAGATCAGAGTGGTATGATCTGTTCCGGGGAACAGACAATCTTATTGTATCGTGTTACTAACAAAGAAGCTGCTGTGATTCAACAGATTATTCACTGTCTTTCTCAGTATAAAAATGGGTTACTGCATTTATCGCCTGCGGGATTACAGTTCAGGGAAGGGCCGGGTAGTTCGGAATTTATGATGCATTCACCTGATAACTGGGTCTATACAGAACAACTGGGCCATAGAGATCATTTATACCTGGTTGGGGGCGGACATTGTTCTTTAGCTTTTTCGAAAATCATGTTTATGCTGGATTTTTATATTCACGTGTATGATAACAGGCCTGGGCTGAATACGTTTTTGCAGAATGAATGTGCGCATGAGAAGGTGATCGTAGAAGATTACAGTCAACTGAAGGGAATGATACCTGAAGGACAGCATAATTATGTAGTGGTCATGACCATGGGGTACCGCAGTGATGATGTGGTGATCAGGGCTTTGCTCCACAAACAGTTCAGGTATTTAGGGATGTTGGGGAGTCAGGCTAAGATCACACAGTTGTTTGAAGGATATAAAGCGGAAGGAATCTCTTCTCAGGTATTGCAAAGGATTCACGCTCCTGTGGGTATGCAGATTAAGAGTCAGACCCCGGAAGAAATTGCGGTTAGTATTGCAGCGGAAATAATCAGGGAGAGGAATACACCTGCTTCTGGATAA
- a CDS encoding molybdopterin cofactor-binding domain-containing protein, with the protein MKNIDSDTHVTGTSVYLDDLPLLQGTLFAAAYGSPVAHGILRRLEIAEALQIPGVVRIFTASDIPGENQIGGIIQDEPLFADHHIHFAGMPLALVVAKSRDAARAAVKKIQAIIDPLEVITNPRVAQAKGELIMPPKSVIQGDTNSAWSQCTHIFEGAIDINGQEHLYIETQGAYAIPQEHGSLKVYSSTQGPTAVQRTITRVLGIPMHRLEVVVSRLGGGFGGKEDQANTWAALCALAAHLLNKPVKYSLHRMEDMAMTGKRHPYMADFKIGLDSRLKILAYEVTFFQNAGASADLSPAVLQRTLFHCTNAYYIPNVTATAYSCKTHLPPNTAFRGFGGPQGMYVIEAAIAAAAAGLQIDKALIQRANLIQTGDPFPYGQLAESEAIACWDKAVALYELENVRAAINTFNEAHLLVKKGIALMPICFGISFTNTLMNNARSLVHIYSDGSVGISTGAVEMGQGVNTKILQVAAQTLGIAYERVKINVTSTYTIANTSPSAASATADLNGKATWIACNALLERLLALAAADLKVTPGQLTIQNEIVLLNGTPTEWNWLRLVNTAFVQRVSLSEHGHYATPTIHYNNETGKGHPFAYHVYGTAIIEVTIDCLRGTYETDSVKVVHDFGLSMNPDIDRGQIEGGIVQGIGWMTLEEVIYNQHGKLVSNALSTYKVPDIYAVPKDILIDHLHTDNDNLAIFRSKAVGEPPLMYGIGAWFALRDAILAFHPKALIPFVAPMTPEKVLMALYSKQPVPAHEEKVSHLGIDQ; encoded by the coding sequence ATGAAAAACATAGACTCCGATACCCACGTCACAGGTACCTCGGTGTACCTGGATGATTTGCCACTACTACAGGGCACGCTCTTTGCCGCGGCCTATGGCTCTCCTGTGGCACATGGTATACTGCGCCGGCTGGAAATTGCCGAGGCATTACAGATACCGGGGGTGGTACGCATTTTCACTGCAAGCGATATTCCCGGGGAAAACCAGATCGGTGGAATTATTCAGGATGAACCCCTGTTTGCCGATCATCATATTCATTTTGCAGGGATGCCGCTGGCACTGGTAGTAGCAAAAAGCAGAGATGCTGCAAGAGCGGCAGTAAAGAAAATTCAGGCCATTATCGATCCATTGGAAGTGATCACGAATCCAAGAGTGGCACAGGCAAAAGGAGAACTGATCATGCCACCAAAATCAGTGATACAGGGAGATACGAATAGTGCATGGTCACAGTGCACACATATCTTTGAAGGTGCTATTGACATCAACGGACAGGAACATCTTTATATTGAAACGCAGGGTGCATACGCTATCCCGCAGGAACATGGATCATTGAAAGTATATTCTTCTACCCAGGGACCTACTGCGGTACAAAGAACCATTACCCGGGTATTGGGTATTCCCATGCACCGGTTAGAGGTAGTCGTATCCCGCCTTGGCGGAGGGTTTGGCGGGAAAGAGGATCAGGCGAATACCTGGGCAGCGTTGTGCGCACTGGCAGCACATCTGCTGAATAAACCTGTGAAATATTCATTGCATAGAATGGAAGATATGGCCATGACGGGAAAGCGTCATCCTTATATGGCTGACTTTAAAATTGGGTTGGATAGCCGGTTAAAAATACTGGCGTATGAGGTGACTTTTTTCCAGAATGCCGGCGCCAGTGCAGACCTTTCTCCCGCTGTGCTGCAAAGAACTTTATTTCATTGTACCAACGCGTATTATATACCAAATGTAACTGCGACCGCGTATAGTTGTAAAACACATTTGCCCCCCAATACAGCATTCCGGGGTTTTGGAGGCCCACAGGGCATGTATGTGATTGAGGCGGCGATAGCTGCTGCTGCTGCAGGTTTGCAGATTGATAAAGCCCTGATTCAAAGAGCGAATTTAATTCAGACAGGCGATCCATTTCCCTATGGACAGTTAGCGGAAAGCGAAGCCATCGCCTGCTGGGATAAAGCCGTCGCATTGTATGAGCTGGAGAATGTACGTGCTGCTATCAATACCTTTAATGAAGCACATTTATTAGTTAAAAAAGGCATAGCGCTGATGCCGATCTGTTTTGGTATCTCGTTTACAAATACCCTGATGAATAATGCACGCTCACTGGTACATATATATAGTGATGGGAGTGTAGGGATCAGTACCGGTGCTGTGGAGATGGGACAGGGTGTGAATACAAAAATATTGCAGGTGGCCGCACAGACGTTGGGCATTGCTTATGAGAGAGTGAAGATCAATGTGACCAGTACTTATACTATTGCGAACACCTCTCCTTCTGCGGCAAGTGCTACAGCGGACCTGAATGGCAAAGCGACCTGGATAGCCTGCAATGCATTGTTAGAAAGATTATTGGCATTAGCAGCAGCGGATTTAAAAGTCACTCCCGGGCAGCTGACTATTCAAAATGAAATTGTATTATTGAATGGTACGCCTACGGAATGGAACTGGCTCCGCCTTGTGAATACTGCTTTTGTGCAAAGAGTATCCCTCTCTGAACATGGTCATTATGCCACTCCCACTATTCATTATAATAATGAAACAGGCAAAGGACATCCTTTTGCCTATCATGTATACGGTACAGCTATTATTGAAGTCACCATCGATTGTTTGCGCGGCACCTATGAAACCGACAGCGTGAAAGTCGTGCATGACTTTGGTCTAAGCATGAACCCTGATATCGACAGGGGACAAATTGAAGGAGGTATTGTACAGGGAATAGGCTGGATGACACTGGAAGAAGTGATCTATAACCAACATGGTAAACTGGTATCGAATGCACTGTCCACTTACAAAGTGCCCGACATCTATGCGGTACCAAAAGATATTCTCATTGACCATTTACATACTGATAATGATAATCTGGCCATCTTCAGATCAAAAGCTGTGGGAGAGCCGCCACTGATGTATGGCATAGGTGCATGGTTTGCGCTAAGGGATGCGATATTGGCTTTCCATCCGAAGGCCCTGATTCCGTTTGTAGCACCCATGACACCTGAAAAAGTATTGATGGCATTGTACTCGAAACAACCCGTTCCTGCCCATGAAGAAAAAGTTAGTCATCTGGGAATTGATCAGTGA
- a CDS encoding class I SAM-dependent methyltransferase yields MSDSRVNTQMFASDDAFDLVYPQGIQQLSKRHWTPLQIATASAAFLAEKPGSRILDIGSGVGKFCLIGACFHPKSYFYGIEQRKELYLYARTAKEVLKVDNADFILGNFTRFNADQYDGFYFYNSFFEHLSPEDGIDQQINYSTSLYDYYTLYMQDIMDQRVSGTRLVTYYSMGDEVPDSYQLVDASDDMLLKMWIKR; encoded by the coding sequence ATGAGTGATTCGCGTGTAAATACGCAAATGTTTGCTTCTGATGATGCCTTTGACCTGGTCTATCCGCAAGGGATTCAACAATTGTCAAAGAGGCACTGGACTCCGCTTCAGATCGCTACGGCGTCTGCAGCGTTCCTGGCTGAAAAGCCGGGTTCCAGAATCCTGGATATAGGTAGTGGAGTTGGTAAATTCTGCCTGATAGGGGCATGTTTTCACCCAAAATCTTATTTTTACGGAATCGAACAACGAAAAGAGCTGTACCTGTACGCCAGAACTGCAAAGGAAGTATTGAAGGTGGACAATGCCGATTTTATTTTAGGTAACTTCACCCGTTTTAACGCAGACCAGTACGATGGTTTTTACTTTTACAATTCATTTTTTGAACATCTGAGTCCAGAAGATGGTATCGACCAGCAGATCAACTATTCAACAAGTCTTTACGATTATTATACCCTCTATATGCAGGATATAATGGATCAAAGGGTTTCGGGCACCCGACTAGTCACCTATTATAGTATGGGCGATGAAGTTCCGGATAGTTATCAGCTAGTAGACGCTTCGGATGATATGCTTCTGAAAATGTGGATAAAACGTTAA
- a CDS encoding ThuA domain-containing protein: MKPLTFFLASLLYLSPGFSQKILAFYTAKEDAAHISFVHEANKWFPTALAQYHWTYDSTNDWSKCNPDTLARYNVILFLDTRPEAPAQRAAFQKYMEQGGAWMGFHFSAFALTPSAYNQDWNWYHNTFLGSGSYGSNTWRPTSAVLRVENKQHKIVHDLPDTFRSAPNEWYRWSNDLRKNEDITILLSIDPASFPLGTGPKPSEIWHGGYYPVAWTNKRYKMVYVNMGHNDIDYEHGTNKELSYTFSNPYQNRFILNSLFYLINSSRILP; the protein is encoded by the coding sequence ATGAAACCACTTACCTTCTTCTTAGCATCACTCCTCTACCTCTCCCCCGGATTCTCCCAGAAAATCCTCGCCTTCTACACTGCCAAAGAAGACGCCGCCCACATCAGCTTTGTCCACGAAGCCAACAAATGGTTCCCCACCGCCCTCGCCCAATACCACTGGACCTACGACTCCACCAACGACTGGAGCAAATGCAACCCCGACACCCTGGCCAGATACAACGTCATTCTCTTCCTGGACACCCGTCCGGAAGCTCCTGCTCAAAGAGCAGCCTTTCAAAAATATATGGAACAGGGCGGCGCCTGGATGGGATTTCACTTTTCCGCCTTCGCCCTCACCCCTTCGGCATACAACCAGGATTGGAACTGGTATCACAACACCTTCCTGGGCTCCGGATCTTATGGTAGCAATACCTGGCGACCGACTTCCGCCGTATTAAGAGTAGAAAACAAACAACATAAAATCGTTCATGACCTGCCGGATACCTTCCGGTCAGCACCAAATGAATGGTATCGGTGGTCCAACGACCTCCGGAAGAATGAAGATATTACCATCTTATTGTCCATCGATCCTGCCAGTTTCCCCCTGGGTACCGGACCTAAACCCAGTGAAATCTGGCATGGTGGCTATTACCCGGTAGCATGGACCAATAAACGGTATAAAATGGTCTATGTAAACATGGGGCATAATGACATTGACTATGAGCATGGTACTAATAAGGAATTATCTTATACATTCTCAAACCCTTACCAGAACAGGTTTATACTCAACTCTCTATTTTACTTAATAAATTCAAGTAGAATATTACCCTAA